A part of Penaeus chinensis breed Huanghai No. 1 chromosome 6, ASM1920278v2, whole genome shotgun sequence genomic DNA contains:
- the LOC125026684 gene encoding uncharacterized protein LOC125026684 produces MRVGMHVLGVMTVILVVFQNRAWGRKATKSVYEERTAMSSLSLVVAREILQRMEETPMLLRLARDSMASQVTALARDSLKLGLMAYMGYQGEDQCLERTACEAGELLRSFTTGAAFMFSAIDYVAPFPLRRYITVARDAAEGHSCLSYRCGARPHRELGGTDE; encoded by the exons ATGCGTGTGGGAATGCATGTGCTGGGTGTGATGACTGTGATCTTGGTGGTGTTTCAG AACCGCGCGTGGGGCAGGAAAGCGACCAAGAGCGTGTACGAGGAGCGGACCGCCATGAGCAGCCTCAGCCTGGTGGTGGCGAGGGAGATCCTACAGCGCATGGAGGAGACGCCCATGTTGCTACGCTTGGCCAGGGACTCCATGGCTTCCCAGGTGACAGCTTTGGCTAGGGATTCGCTCAAGCTCGGACTTATGGCTTATATGG GTTACCAGGGAGAAGACCAGTGCCTGGAGAGGACAGCCTGTGAAGCTGGCGAACTCCTGAGGTCCTTCACCACGGGCGCCGCCTTCATGTTCAGTGCCATAGACTACGTCGCCCCTTTCCCCCTGCGCCGGTACATCACCGTGGCAAGGGACGCAGCAGAAGGTCATAGTTGCCTCTCTTACAG ATGCGGCGCTCGACCTCACCGAGAGCTAGGAGGGACAGACGAATGA